A stretch of Amycolatopsis balhimycina FH 1894 DNA encodes these proteins:
- a CDS encoding cation-translocating P-type ATPase translates to MTMHLRAKPVADAAPEVDAREPVSRLLRDLRTDVTGLTAREAARRLQVSGPNALPSHSGAKWPLALLRQLIHPLALLLWVAAGLAWFAGTTNLAIAIVGVIVLNGLLAFVQEQQAEKAVEALGRYLPDRAAVLRDGSVWHVPATEIVPGDVLVLAEGDRVPADARLVEGTLDVDASMLTGESAPVTRMADVHDDATRPLESPVLVFSGTVCVAGAAHAVVHATGRHTEIGRIASLSARVGREESPLERQVRRVAWLIAGVAVVVGIGFLPLGWLAGLSWSAAFVFAIGLLVANVPEGLLPTITLALAAGVRSMAKEGALVKRLSAVETLGSTTVICTDKTGTLTRNAMHVEEVQDGVGEPLDDSGVLASSLARCSTADLASESGDPTELALLGYAADHGTALDPATREAARKTLYSFDPRLKRMSTVDLMGGVLFVATKGAPEQVVPRCTSALDATGAEVPLTDSLRERIIERVDEMAGRALRVLAVARREVPSVPGSRDEAESDLCLLGLVGLVDPPRPEVAAAVADCHSAGITVHVVTGDNGLTAAEIARRVGIGADRVISGDELSRMPEPALDEALTAGGEIVFSRAAPEDKLRIADALRDCGEVVAMTGDGVNDAPALRRADIGVAMGVGGTDVAKEAATVVLTDDNFATIVAGVREGRRVFDNVRKFVLYIFAHAVPEVLPFLLFAVSGGMIPLPLTVLQILAIDLGTETLPALALGREPAEPGLMSRRPRRRSEGVVTGRMLLRAWGIMGLLSGVLVLGAFFALLYAAGWHPGADVSAGAPLHHAYLQATTASFAAIVFCQIGTAFASRMERVSLRAVGLTTNRLLLGGIAFELLFAAALIYLPPLQSLFGTAALPAWMIALMLPMPVLVWGADELFRWATRRHLRKG, encoded by the coding sequence ATGACCATGCACCTGAGGGCGAAACCCGTCGCGGACGCCGCTCCCGAAGTCGACGCGCGCGAGCCCGTTTCCCGCCTGCTGCGAGATCTGCGCACCGACGTCACCGGCCTGACCGCCCGCGAAGCCGCCCGCCGGCTCCAGGTGAGTGGCCCGAACGCGCTGCCGTCCCACAGCGGGGCGAAGTGGCCGCTGGCGCTGCTGCGGCAGCTGATCCACCCGCTCGCCCTGCTGCTGTGGGTCGCGGCGGGACTCGCCTGGTTCGCCGGGACGACGAACCTCGCGATCGCGATCGTCGGGGTCATCGTGCTCAACGGCCTGCTGGCGTTCGTCCAGGAGCAGCAGGCGGAGAAGGCCGTGGAAGCGCTCGGCCGGTACCTGCCCGACCGTGCGGCGGTCCTGCGCGACGGCAGCGTCTGGCACGTGCCGGCGACCGAGATCGTGCCCGGGGACGTGCTGGTGCTCGCCGAGGGCGACCGCGTCCCGGCGGATGCCCGGCTGGTGGAAGGCACCCTCGACGTCGACGCGTCGATGCTGACGGGAGAGTCGGCACCGGTAACGCGGATGGCCGACGTTCATGACGACGCGACGCGGCCGTTGGAGTCGCCGGTGCTCGTGTTCAGCGGCACGGTGTGCGTCGCCGGCGCCGCCCACGCGGTCGTGCACGCCACCGGGCGGCACACCGAGATCGGCCGGATCGCCTCGCTCTCGGCCCGGGTGGGGCGCGAGGAAAGCCCCCTCGAACGGCAGGTGCGCCGGGTCGCCTGGCTGATCGCCGGCGTCGCCGTCGTGGTCGGCATCGGGTTCCTGCCGCTGGGCTGGCTGGCCGGGCTGTCGTGGTCGGCGGCGTTCGTGTTCGCGATCGGTCTGCTCGTCGCCAACGTTCCCGAAGGCCTCCTGCCGACGATCACGTTAGCGCTGGCCGCCGGGGTGCGGTCGATGGCCAAGGAGGGCGCGCTGGTCAAACGGCTTTCCGCGGTGGAGACCCTGGGTTCCACGACGGTCATCTGCACCGACAAGACCGGAACCCTGACCCGCAACGCGATGCACGTCGAAGAGGTCCAGGACGGGGTGGGCGAGCCGCTGGACGACTCCGGCGTGCTGGCTTCGTCGCTCGCGCGCTGCAGCACCGCCGACCTCGCCTCGGAGAGCGGCGATCCGACGGAACTGGCCCTGCTGGGCTACGCGGCCGACCACGGGACCGCGCTCGACCCGGCGACCCGGGAGGCCGCGCGGAAGACGCTGTACTCGTTCGACCCCCGGCTCAAACGGATGTCCACTGTGGACCTGATGGGTGGGGTGCTGTTCGTGGCCACCAAGGGTGCGCCCGAACAGGTGGTGCCGCGGTGCACCTCGGCGCTCGACGCGACCGGCGCGGAGGTGCCCCTGACGGACTCGCTGCGCGAGCGGATCATCGAGCGCGTCGACGAAATGGCGGGCCGGGCGCTGCGTGTGCTGGCCGTGGCCCGGCGCGAGGTGCCGTCGGTCCCGGGGAGCCGTGACGAAGCGGAATCGGATCTGTGCCTGCTCGGGCTCGTTGGCTTGGTCGACCCGCCGCGACCGGAGGTGGCCGCCGCGGTTGCGGACTGTCATTCGGCGGGGATCACCGTCCACGTGGTGACGGGGGACAACGGCTTGACGGCCGCGGAGATCGCCCGCCGCGTCGGGATCGGCGCCGACCGGGTGATCAGCGGCGACGAGCTCTCCCGGATGCCGGAACCGGCCCTCGACGAAGCGCTCACCGCCGGCGGCGAGATCGTGTTCTCCCGTGCCGCGCCGGAGGACAAGCTGCGCATCGCCGACGCGTTGCGCGACTGCGGCGAAGTCGTGGCGATGACGGGCGACGGTGTCAACGACGCCCCGGCATTGCGTCGTGCGGACATCGGCGTGGCGATGGGCGTCGGCGGCACGGACGTGGCCAAAGAAGCGGCGACGGTCGTGCTCACCGATGACAACTTCGCGACGATCGTCGCGGGTGTCCGGGAAGGGCGCCGGGTGTTCGACAACGTCCGGAAGTTCGTGTTGTACATCTTCGCGCACGCGGTGCCGGAAGTGCTGCCGTTCCTGTTGTTCGCGGTGTCGGGCGGGATGATCCCGCTGCCGCTGACGGTGCTGCAGATCCTCGCCATCGACCTGGGCACGGAGACCCTGCCGGCGCTGGCTTTGGGCCGCGAGCCCGCGGAGCCGGGCCTGATGTCCCGCCGGCCACGACGCCGGTCCGAAGGCGTGGTCACCGGCCGGATGCTCCTGCGGGCATGGGGAATCATGGGCCTGCTGTCGGGTGTTCTGGTGCTGGGAGCGTTCTTCGCGTTGCTGTACGCGGCGGGCTGGCACCCGGGCGCGGACGTCTCGGCCGGCGCCCCGCTGCACCACGCGTACCTCCAGGCGACCACGGCCAGCTTCGCGGCGATCGTGTTCTGCCAGATCGGCACGGCGTTCGCGTCCCGCATGGAGCGCGTCTCCCTGCGGGCCGTCGGGTTGACGACGAACCGGCTCCTGCTGGGCGGGATCGCGTTCGAGCTCCTCTTCGCGGCGGCGTTGATCTACCTGCCGCCGCTGCAGTCGCTCTTCGGGACGGCGGCGTTGCCGGCGTGGATGATCGCGCTGATGCTGCCGATGCCGGTCCTGGTGTGGGGCGCGGACGAGCTGTTCCGCTGGGCCACCCGTCGGCACCTGCGGAAGGGGTAA
- a CDS encoding acetate/propionate family kinase, with translation MRVLTLNPGSSSMKVSLVADGTAVGWTAWDLADPGAVAQAIRRWSDVDAVAVRFVHGGSQKAPARVDDALLVNLDRLTSLAPNHQPLSLEVTREVRRLLPEAPVVACFDTAFHARMPEAAARYPLPRSWTAQNRLRRYGFHGLSCQYALRRTGELLGRAPEELQLVCAHVGAGVSVTAIRDGHGVDTSMGFTPLEGAMMATRSGSVDPGLLLHVMQTVPMSPAEMADALFHRSGLAGMTGTNGDLRRVLAAANRGERDASVALDVYRHRLQREIGAAAMSLAELDAVVFTGGVAEHQPELITSVIDGLGVLGLRAGEVPHTDVDRIVTLPASPVPALIVLPREDLELARGAEAALARVSVR, from the coding sequence GTGCGTGTCCTGACCCTGAACCCGGGCTCGTCGAGCATGAAGGTCTCGCTCGTCGCCGACGGCACCGCCGTCGGCTGGACGGCGTGGGATCTGGCCGACCCTGGTGCGGTCGCTCAGGCGATCCGCCGCTGGTCCGACGTGGACGCCGTCGCCGTCCGGTTCGTGCACGGCGGGTCGCAGAAGGCACCCGCGAGGGTGGACGACGCCCTGCTGGTGAATCTCGACCGGCTCACGTCGCTGGCGCCGAACCACCAGCCGCTGTCGCTGGAGGTGACCCGGGAGGTCCGTCGGCTGCTGCCGGAGGCCCCGGTGGTGGCCTGCTTCGACACGGCGTTCCACGCGCGGATGCCCGAAGCCGCGGCCCGGTACCCGCTGCCGCGGTCGTGGACGGCCCAGAACCGACTGCGCCGCTACGGTTTCCACGGCCTGTCGTGCCAGTACGCCCTGCGCCGCACCGGCGAGCTGCTGGGCCGGGCGCCGGAAGAGCTGCAGCTGGTGTGCGCCCACGTCGGGGCCGGGGTGTCGGTGACGGCGATCCGCGACGGCCACGGCGTCGATACCAGCATGGGCTTCACCCCGCTCGAAGGCGCCATGATGGCCACTCGGTCGGGCTCGGTCGACCCAGGTCTGCTGTTGCACGTGATGCAGACCGTGCCGATGAGCCCGGCGGAGATGGCCGATGCGCTGTTCCACCGGTCGGGGCTGGCCGGGATGACCGGCACCAACGGCGACCTGCGCCGGGTGCTGGCGGCGGCGAACCGCGGCGAGCGGGACGCTTCGGTGGCTCTCGATGTCTACCGGCACCGGCTGCAGCGGGAGATCGGTGCGGCGGCGATGAGCCTGGCGGAGCTGGACGCGGTGGTGTTCACCGGCGGCGTCGCCGAACACCAGCCGGAGCTGATCACCTCGGTCATCGACGGGCTGGGCGTGCTCGGCCTGCGGGCGGGCGAGGTGCCGCACACCGACGTCGACCGGATCGTCACCCTGCCCGCTTCGCCGGTGCCCGCGTTGATCGTCCTGCCCCGGGAAGACCTGGAGCTGGCCCGTGGCGCCGAAGCGGCGCTCGCCCGAGTTTCCGTGAGGTGA
- a CDS encoding Acg family FMN-binding oxidoreductase gives MTAAAPAALTHEQIGVLARAVSRAPSVHNSQPWQLRVRGTEVDLLQRRAVELRRHDPFGRDRLMSCGAALTNLELAIRTLGRDCHAEFQDGDDVVATVTIGRPKAASTQDYTLFQAIARRRSHRRAFYHGRVPPGVRAALVVAGETTGVHVAAPAHLDKLAELLGFATRVLRDDRGYQRELAMWTAHTTVTGDGVPEEALSSEALPVAGLVRTDTPVPDDVVLADRLAAENLLVVCTDGDTRAEHLAAGAALQRIWLTATAKALAGSVITQPLHLTGFRARLVSEVVLPGVPQAIFRFGYPAVPAAPSPRLPLGELFRNESSGGLR, from the coding sequence ATGACCGCCGCAGCACCGGCAGCCTTGACCCACGAGCAAATCGGCGTGCTCGCCCGCGCGGTGAGCCGCGCGCCCTCGGTGCACAACAGCCAGCCGTGGCAGCTGCGGGTACGCGGGACCGAGGTGGACCTGCTCCAGCGGCGGGCCGTCGAGTTGCGCCGGCACGACCCGTTCGGCCGTGACCGGCTGATGTCCTGCGGTGCCGCGCTCACCAACCTCGAACTCGCGATCCGCACCCTCGGCCGGGACTGCCACGCCGAGTTCCAGGACGGCGACGACGTCGTCGCCACGGTGACGATCGGCCGTCCGAAAGCCGCTTCCACCCAGGACTACACGCTGTTCCAAGCCATCGCGCGCCGCCGCAGTCACCGGCGTGCGTTCTACCACGGCCGCGTACCACCGGGCGTCCGCGCCGCGCTGGTCGTGGCAGGGGAGACGACGGGAGTGCACGTGGCGGCCCCTGCACACTTGGACAAGCTGGCGGAGCTGCTGGGCTTCGCCACGCGCGTACTTCGCGACGACCGTGGCTACCAGCGCGAGCTGGCGATGTGGACAGCGCACACGACGGTGACCGGGGACGGCGTCCCCGAGGAAGCCCTGAGTTCCGAGGCCCTGCCGGTGGCGGGGCTAGTGCGAACCGATACTCCGGTGCCTGACGACGTCGTGCTGGCCGACCGGCTGGCCGCGGAGAACCTGCTGGTCGTCTGCACCGACGGCGATACGAGGGCCGAGCACCTGGCCGCCGGGGCCGCCTTGCAGCGCATCTGGCTGACCGCGACGGCGAAGGCGCTCGCCGGGTCGGTCATCACCCAGCCCCTGCACCTGACGGGATTCCGGGCCCGGCTGGTGTCGGAAGTGGTCCTGCCGGGAGTGCCGCAGGCGATCTTCCGGTTCGGCTATCCCGCGGTCCCGGCCGCCCCTTCCCCGCGGCTCCCGCTCGGCGAACTGTTCCGCAACGAATCCTCAGGAGGACTCCGATGA
- a CDS encoding universal stress protein — protein sequence MTSPKPHTGRVIVVGTDGTPRGDAALRWALDVGAHAGDVVRAILVRPRDSLLPGTSFAIQPHGRVPEAGYSLDDHIAGLGVDTAASVETRTVHGDPATELVTASADADLLVLGTHRGGAVSDLVLGSVGRECVRFSRCPVVVITPEAARHLISA from the coding sequence ATGACTTCGCCGAAACCGCACACGGGCCGCGTAATCGTCGTCGGGACGGACGGCACTCCCCGCGGCGACGCGGCGTTGAGGTGGGCGCTCGACGTGGGCGCGCACGCCGGAGACGTCGTCCGCGCGATCCTGGTCCGGCCGCGGGATTCGCTGCTGCCGGGCACGTCCTTCGCGATCCAGCCGCACGGCCGAGTGCCGGAGGCAGGCTACTCGCTGGACGACCACATCGCCGGCTTGGGCGTCGACACGGCAGCGTCGGTGGAAACCCGCACGGTCCACGGCGACCCCGCGACGGAACTGGTGACCGCATCGGCCGACGCGGACCTGCTGGTGCTGGGCACCCACCGCGGCGGCGCGGTGTCGGACCTGGTGCTGGGCAGCGTCGGGCGCGAGTGCGTCCGGTTCTCCCGCTGCCCGGTTGTGGTCATAACCCCGGAGGCGGCCCGCCACCTGATCTCGGCCTGA